The window TTGCCTTGTCTTCACATTTATGTTCACTTAGCTTATCACTTTTTATTTCTAGATATCTGGAGAAGTGCTTCTTGTTAAGAAGGCTCTGCATCAGATAGCCGCCCGCCTTCATGAGAATCCTTCACGTACACAGAACCTACTTTCCTCTGCAGTTGCCGGTGGATATCCTTCTGGCTCACTCATGAGCCATGCGGGTGGTCCTCGAATTGTGGGGATAGCACCGCTGATGGGTTCCTACGGAGGGTACAAAAGTGAAGCCGGAGATTTTGCACGCCCTTTGTACGAAGCTCGGAGAAATGAGCCGCCGGCGACAGATTTCTATATTCGGCTAGTTTCCCCAGTTGAGAACATTGCAAGTGTTATTGGTAAAGGTGGTGCTCTAATCAATCAGCTTCGTCAGGAAACCAGGGCAACTATTAAAGTTGATAGCGCCAGAACCGAAGGAAATGATTGTTTGATAACTATATCAGCAAGAGAGGTTTGACCTTTTCTCAATGGTTCTGTAAAGATAGTTTATCCAGCTTTTCTTCCTTGACGCTGTCTAATTTTCTTAGGTTTTCGACGATGCGTATTCCCCAACCATAGAGGCAGCTATGCGTCTGCAACCAAAATGCAGCGAGAAGATTGAAAGAGACTCTGGACTTGTTTCGTTTACAACTCGCATTCTTGTGCCAAGCTCTAGGATTGGTTGTCTTCTTGGTAAAGGAGGAGCTATCATTACTGAGATGAGGAGAATGACGAGAGCTAACATCCGAGTTCTCGGGAAGGAAAATCTTCCGAAAGTTGCATCCGAAGATGATGAGATGGTTCAGGTAAGATTCACAATAACATAGTTATTGCAGTTTACATGTTTTCACTCTTAAAGCCCTCTACGTGGAGTTTCTAACAGTAGAAGCAATTTGATATTCAGATCTCCGGAGAACTTGATGTTGCCAAAGAAGCTCTCTTACAAATTACATCAAGATTAAGAGCCAACGTTTTTGACAGAGAAGGAGCTGTTTCTGCAATCATGCCGGTCCTGCCTTATGTTCCTGTAGCACCAGATACTGGTGATAGATTGGACTATGATAGAAGAGATAGCAGAAGACCTGAACGCGGGAATCATTATCCTGGTGGTTATGGCTCAAGTGGTCTGTCTTCTGAATATTCGCCTTATGGTGCGCCGGTATGTCTGCTTAAAGGTTCCATTACATGTTGTTTTATCATACCGGTTCTCAGTGAATGACTCTTTTGACGTGTATTTTTCAGGTTGGCGGTAGTAGTAGTACTCCATATGGAG of the Brassica rapa cultivar Chiifu-401-42 chromosome A03, CAAS_Brap_v3.01, whole genome shotgun sequence genome contains:
- the LOC103856127 gene encoding RNA-binding KH domain-containing protein RCF3, producing MSPDHRDSHRKRSRPHSDDDDNGGSKRRHRGGDDRDSHTIDRDDTVFRYLCPVKKIGSVIGRGGDIVKQLRMETRAKIKIGEAIPGCDERVITIYSASDETNAFGDDGEKALSPAQDALFKIHDRVAADDARRSEDSSEGEQQAIAKLLVPSDQIGCILGRGGQIVQNIRSETGAQIRIIKDRNMPLCALSSDELIQISGEVLLVKKALHQIAARLHENPSRTQNLLSSAVAGGYPSGSLMSHAGGPRIVGIAPLMGSYGGYKSEAGDFARPLYEARRNEPPATDFYIRLVSPVENIASVIGKGGALINQLRQETRATIKVDSARTEGNDCLITISAREVFDDAYSPTIEAAMRLQPKCSEKIERDSGLVSFTTRILVPSSRIGCLLGKGGAIITEMRRMTRANIRVLGKENLPKVASEDDEMVQISGELDVAKEALLQITSRLRANVFDREGAVSAIMPVLPYVPVAPDTGDRLDYDRRDSRRPERGNHYPGGYGSSGLSSEYSPYGAPVGGSSSTPYGVYGGGYASGRSGSSGLSSHSSTHRRRNYDY